Proteins encoded by one window of Pristiophorus japonicus isolate sPriJap1 chromosome 17, sPriJap1.hap1, whole genome shotgun sequence:
- the hacd3 gene encoding very-long-chain (3R)-3-hydroxyacyl-CoA dehydratase, with product MQSPSPSLTPHVYWAQRHQELLLRVDLSDVQKPDIKITENTLSFRAHGHGAKGDNAYEFHLTFLETVNPEPVFKATERQVNITVKKMENRWWDRLTKQEKKPIFLAPDFDRWLDESDAEMELQAKEEEEEINRISLESRVREDSYVTMRKGYLFMYNLVQFLGFSWVFVNMTVRLFVLGQDSLFDTFHEVGDVMNFCQIFAVLEVINPLLGLVKTGLVPAVIQVVGRNMILFVVIGSQVEMQNKAAVFAVFYLWSIIEMFRYPYYMLSCIGTEWRILTWIRYTIWIPLYPLGVIAEAVCVVQSIPYFEETGRFSILLPNPLNTSFSFSYFLQAYLIVMFLGLFINFRHLYKQSNKRLRPKKRKMR from the exons ATGCAGAGCCCGAGTCCCAGCCTAACTCCGCACGTTTACTGGGCGCAGCGGCACCAGGAGCTGCTCCTCAGGGTGGACCTGAGCGACGTCCAG AAACCTGATATCAAGATCACTGAAAACACCCTTTCATTCAGAG CACATGGCCATGGTGCAAAAGGAGACAATGCATATGAATTCCATCTTACATTCCTGGAGACTGTGAATCCTGAG CCGGTGTTCAAGGCCACTGAAAGACAAGTCAATATAACAGTGAAGAAAATGGAGAACAGGTGGTGGGACAGGCTGACCAAACAAGAAAAGAAACCAATATTCTTGGCTCCTGATTTTGACCGCTGGCTGGATGAGTCTGATGCTGAAATGGAACTTCAGGCAAAG gaagaagaggaagaaattAATAGAATAAGTTTGGAGTCAAGGGTTCGGGAAGATT CTTATGTCACCATGAGGAAAGGATATTTATTTATGTACAATCTGGTGCAGTTCCTGGGATTCTCCTGGGTCTTTGTCAACATGACAGTGCGGCTCTTTGTGTTGGGCCAAG ATTCTTTATTTGATACTTTCCATGAAGTTGGTGACGTGATGAACTTTTGCCAGATATTCGCAGTTTTGGAGGTTATAAACCCTCTGCTGGGATTGGTGAAAACTGGATTGGTGCCTGCAGTAATCCAG GTAGTTGGGAGGAATATGATTCTGTTTGTGGTGATTGGCAGTCAGGTGGAAATGCAGAATAAAGCAGCAGTGTTCGCTGTCTTTTACCTGTGGAGCATCATCGAAATGTTCCG GTACCCATACTACATGCTGTCCTGTATAGGCACAGAGTGGCGAATACTGACGTGGATCCGATATACCATTTGGATTCCTCTTTATCCACTCGGAGTCATTGCAGAAG CGGTGTGTGTGGTTCAATCCATTCCATACTTTGAGGAAACGGGAAGATTTAGTATCCTGCTGCCCAATCCACTCAACACCTCATTCAGCTTCTCCTACTTCCTGCAAGCTTACCTTATTGTTATGTTCTTGG GTTTGTTCATTAATTTCCGGCACCTCTACAAACAAAGTAACAAGCGTCTCCGCCCAAAGAAACGCAAGATGCGCTAG